From a single Chiloscyllium punctatum isolate Juve2018m chromosome 31, sChiPun1.3, whole genome shotgun sequence genomic region:
- the LOC140457166 gene encoding probable G-protein coupled receptor 139: MLWEGNESKFNTRQQEGTDHFLQKMQYIFQSILKLYYTIIAIIGIPVNLVAIGILSQANCGLSSCTTHYLVAMATADLLVIVAEVILGWIRYYYFFGSFLDITPVCSAIYVMICAATDSSVWFTISFSFDRFVLICCQKLKTKYCTEKTAAVVLATTCSVLCLKNIPFYFTYEPEVIIDNIPWFCSVKSSYLTQPGWLGFDWFDTVLTPLLPFALILLLNALTVRHIIRASRVRKTLRGQSKGEHQRDPKIESRRKSVILLFTISGSFILLWMIHVMEFLYYNITGIDPRDYNYSEYILRHVGFMLRNLSCCTNTFIYGVTQSKFREHFKSAVKYPFTLVTRSIHKRSS, encoded by the exons ATGCTCTGGGAAGGTAATGAATCAAAGTTTAACACACGGCAGCAGGAAGGAACGGATCACTTTCTACAGAAAATGCAATATATATTTCAGAGTATCCTCAAATTATACTACACAATTATTGCTATTATTGGCATTCCTG TGAATTTAGTGGCCATTGGGATCCTGTCTCAGGCAAATTGTGGCCTCTCCTCATGCACCACTcactacctggtggccatggcaacagcAGATCTACTGGTTATTGTTGCTGAGGTCATACTGGGATGGATTCGTTATTATTATTTCTTTGGATCCTTCCTGGACATCACCCCAGTGTGTAGTGCCATCTACGTCATGATTTGTGCAGCCACCGActcttctgtctggttcaccatcTCTTTCTCCTTCGATCGATTTGTGcttatttgttgccagaagctaaaaacaaaatattgcacagagaaaactgcagCTGTGGTGCTTGCCACAACCTGCAGTGTACTCTGTTTAAAAAACATCCCCTTCTATTTTACATATGAACCTGAAGTGATCATTGACAATATACCATGGTTTTGTTCTGTAAAGTCAAGTTACCTCACTCAGCCTGGGTGGCTGGGTTTTGACTGGTTTGACACAGTTCTAACCCCATTGCTCCCATTTGCTTTAATActgttgctcaatgctctgacagtccGACACATTATAAGAGCCAGTCGAGTCCGCAAAACACTGAGAGGTCAGAGCAAGGGAGAGCATCAAAGAGACCCAAAGATcgagagcagaaggaagtctgtgattttactcttcacCATCTCTGGCAGCTTCATACTTCTTTGGATGATTCATGTTATGGAATTCTTATATTATAACATTACAGGCATAGATCCCAGGGATTATAATTATTCTGAATACATTCTGCGACATGTTGGATTTATGCTTCGGAATTTAAGTTGCTGCACGAACACATTTATTTATGGAGTGACTCAGTCGAAGTTCAGAGAGCACTTCAAGAGTGCGGTAAAATATCCGTTTACATTAGTTACTCGATCAATTCATAAACGTAGCAGTTGA